A section of the Nitrospira sp. CR1.1 genome encodes:
- the hemG gene encoding protoporphyrinogen oxidase yields MFHSLLAALPVARTAKSVIIIGGGISGLSTAFALLDQATAADVPLSCTILDAAPVWGGKIVTHRVGRLVMEAGPDSFLSQKPWGMDLCRRLGIADELINTNPVEKKSSVLRGGQLHELPEGLVTFTPTQLGPFFRSGLLSWIDLARMGCDLLIPPRRSTDDESLASFFRRRFGRHACERVMEPLMAGIYAGDAEQMSLRATFPRFYELEQTHGSVIRGMMAARRARAQKASEGRPRHTMFVTLKNGLADLVAGLTVRIRETGGVLKSGVQAEALRVRSHQAGRWMYDVICADGTALSAEALVLATPAFVSADLVRPLSPLAAGLMETIPYASTATISLIYPAAAVGTRLQGFGFVVPRVEGRDLIAATWTSIKWPHRAPPEDVSVRCYLGGVGREAILQQDDEALVRCVREELASIVGLQATPQYVEVNRWHRAMPQYTLGHLERLTQLEAALSRFGGLTVTGAGYRGVGLPDCIRDGAEAAAQTLRYLKTASMRESES; encoded by the coding sequence TTGTTCCACTCCCTGTTAGCGGCACTACCTGTGGCGCGCACTGCAAAGTCAGTCATCATCATCGGTGGAGGCATCTCAGGCCTCTCCACGGCCTTTGCTCTTCTGGACCAGGCTACGGCGGCCGACGTGCCGCTCTCCTGCACTATCCTCGATGCTGCGCCCGTCTGGGGCGGAAAGATCGTCACCCATCGGGTCGGCCGGCTGGTTATGGAGGCAGGCCCCGATTCGTTCCTGTCCCAGAAACCGTGGGGGATGGACCTGTGTCGTCGGCTGGGTATCGCCGATGAGCTCATCAACACAAACCCCGTTGAAAAAAAATCCAGCGTCTTGAGGGGCGGGCAGTTGCACGAGTTGCCGGAAGGACTCGTGACCTTTACGCCGACTCAACTCGGCCCGTTTTTTCGCAGCGGCTTATTGTCGTGGATCGACCTGGCCAGGATGGGCTGTGACCTCCTGATTCCACCGCGCCGGTCCACGGACGATGAATCGCTCGCCTCCTTTTTCCGCCGCCGATTCGGCCGGCATGCCTGCGAACGGGTCATGGAACCGCTGATGGCGGGTATCTATGCCGGGGATGCCGAGCAGATGAGTCTTCGCGCGACGTTTCCCCGGTTCTATGAGCTCGAGCAGACGCATGGGAGCGTGATTCGCGGCATGATGGCGGCTCGCCGGGCACGGGCGCAAAAGGCTTCCGAGGGACGACCCCGGCATACCATGTTCGTGACGCTGAAAAACGGTCTGGCGGATCTGGTCGCCGGATTAACCGTGCGTATCCGGGAGACCGGCGGCGTGCTGAAATCAGGGGTTCAAGCTGAGGCCCTTCGTGTACGCTCGCATCAAGCGGGACGCTGGATGTACGATGTGATCTGCGCCGATGGGACGGCGCTATCGGCGGAAGCGTTGGTCCTCGCGACTCCGGCTTTTGTGAGCGCCGACCTGGTTCGGCCCTTGAGTCCGCTGGCAGCCGGATTGATGGAGACGATTCCCTATGCCTCGACAGCGACGATTTCCCTGATCTATCCGGCCGCCGCGGTGGGAACCAGGTTGCAAGGATTCGGGTTTGTCGTCCCGCGGGTTGAGGGGCGTGACCTGATTGCCGCGACCTGGACGTCGATCAAGTGGCCGCATCGAGCGCCTCCAGAAGACGTGTCCGTTCGCTGTTATCTGGGCGGGGTGGGACGCGAGGCCATCTTGCAGCAGGACGATGAGGCATTGGTCCGTTGCGTGCGGGAGGAATTGGCCTCCATTGTGGGCCTGCAGGCGACGCCGCAGTATGTCGAGGTCAACCGGTGGCATCGGGCGATGCCCCAATATACGCTCGGGCATCTCGAGCGACTGACACAGCTTGAGGCTGCGTTATCACGGTTCGGCGGATTAACCGTCACGGGAGCGGGGTATCGCGGCGTCGGACTGCCCGATTGCATCAGAGATGGTGCGGAAGCGGCCGCGCAGACGCTGCGCTATCTCAAAACGGCCTCGATGCGAGAGTCGGAATCGTGA
- a CDS encoding EamA family transporter, which yields MSASARSVSPNRVHESVLSRSITLAQVHAGFSSSLSAPAHLIMPQLALLLTTFVWGATFPATKAALEQITPLAFLFLRFLLGMLMVFAVLFLMRRKLTRDAAMMRMSFIASLWLFLGYVLQTVGLHLTTASNSAFITVLYVVFVPLFLRRLTAHTWISNGIALFGLWLLVKPTASANLGDLLTLGSAAAFAAHMVCLERYTRTTDAVSLFVWQLVMMTVAMLGVMWWEQPALAMFEPSRVLLLGLGVTGILATGAFAVQMWAQQLLPAQQVALLFAVEPAIAAWLAWYFLGENLDAQGWFGSAMILGGVLLGSRVPGEIAQASPESVAVHSEGR from the coding sequence ATGAGCGCAAGTGCGCGCTCTGTAAGCCCTAATCGAGTTCACGAGAGCGTGCTGAGCCGATCGATCACGCTCGCTCAGGTTCACGCCGGATTCAGTTCATCACTCAGCGCGCCTGCTCATCTGATCATGCCTCAACTTGCGCTCCTCCTCACAACCTTTGTGTGGGGCGCAACATTTCCGGCCACCAAGGCCGCTCTGGAACAAATCACGCCGCTGGCCTTTCTGTTCCTGCGATTTCTTCTCGGCATGCTCATGGTCTTCGCGGTCCTGTTCCTGATGCGCCGGAAACTGACGCGCGATGCCGCGATGATGCGGATGAGTTTCATTGCGAGCCTCTGGCTATTCCTCGGGTATGTGCTGCAGACGGTGGGACTGCACCTGACCACCGCCTCTAACTCGGCCTTTATCACCGTACTGTATGTCGTGTTCGTGCCCCTGTTTCTGCGTCGCTTGACTGCGCATACCTGGATATCGAATGGCATTGCGTTGTTCGGGCTGTGGTTGCTCGTCAAGCCGACGGCCTCCGCGAATCTCGGTGATCTCCTAACGCTCGGCAGCGCCGCGGCGTTTGCCGCGCACATGGTGTGTCTGGAGCGGTACACCAGAACGACTGACGCCGTGTCGTTGTTCGTCTGGCAATTGGTGATGATGACTGTGGCCATGCTGGGCGTGATGTGGTGGGAACAACCGGCGTTGGCCATGTTCGAGCCGAGCCGTGTGTTGCTGTTGGGTCTTGGGGTCACGGGGATTCTGGCAACCGGTGCGTTCGCCGTTCAGATGTGGGCGCAGCAGCTTCTGCCCGCACAACAAGTCGCGTTACTGTTTGCCGTGGAGCCGGCCATCGCGGCCTGGCTTGCATGGTATTTCCTGGGAGAGAATCTGGATGCGCAAGGATGGTTCGGAAGCGCGATGATCCTGGGCGGTGTGCTGCTCGGATCGCGGGTGCCCGGCGAGATTGCTCAGGCATCTCCGGAGTCTGTGGCTGTGCATTCAGAGGGAAGGTGA
- a CDS encoding ferrochelatase has protein sequence MSAAPRPIALLLMAMGGPDSLENVEPYLLDVRGGRPTSPELVEEIRTRYRVTGGKSPVLDITREAAAALERRLNASGERRFRCYVGLRHCHPFIRDTYAELLKADPDHIVGLCMAPQYSSLSIGAYVKKVEEARVELADETPISFVTSWHRHPLLIDAIVGHIRRTLERFPSEVRAQVPVLFTAHSLPERVVAMKDPYPDEVRGTVQAVCAQLGGQPTRFAYQSQGRSGEKWLGPSVEKTLDDLAQAGQHHVLVAPIGFLCDHVETLYDIDIELTQLARTKGIQLERIPMLNASAPLIDMLTSVVEAHESSLVH, from the coding sequence ATGTCGGCAGCACCACGCCCGATTGCCCTGTTGCTGATGGCCATGGGCGGGCCCGATAGTCTGGAGAATGTAGAGCCGTATCTTCTCGATGTCCGCGGCGGGCGGCCGACCTCTCCGGAGTTGGTGGAGGAAATCCGGACGCGATACCGTGTGACGGGTGGGAAGTCTCCTGTACTCGACATAACGCGCGAGGCGGCCGCCGCCTTGGAACGGCGACTGAACGCATCCGGCGAAAGGCGTTTTCGGTGCTACGTGGGATTGCGGCACTGTCATCCGTTCATCAGGGACACCTACGCTGAACTGCTCAAGGCGGATCCTGATCATATCGTGGGCTTGTGTATGGCGCCTCAGTACTCGTCGCTCAGCATCGGTGCCTATGTGAAGAAGGTGGAAGAAGCCCGTGTGGAATTGGCCGATGAGACGCCGATCAGCTTCGTGACGAGCTGGCACCGCCATCCGTTGTTGATCGACGCGATCGTCGGACATATCCGCCGAACGCTGGAGCGATTCCCCTCGGAGGTCCGCGCGCAGGTGCCTGTGCTCTTTACGGCCCATAGTCTGCCGGAGCGAGTGGTGGCCATGAAGGATCCCTATCCGGATGAAGTGCGCGGTACCGTCCAGGCCGTGTGTGCGCAACTCGGCGGACAACCGACGCGATTCGCCTATCAAAGTCAGGGGCGGTCCGGCGAGAAATGGCTCGGGCCTTCTGTCGAGAAAACACTGGATGACTTGGCTCAAGCCGGTCAGCACCATGTGCTTGTGGCGCCTATCGGTTTTCTTTGCGACCATGTGGAAACGCTGTACGACATCGATATTGAGCTCACGCAGTTGGCCCGTACGAAGGGGATCCAACTGGAACGAATACCCATGTTGAATGCCTCGGCCCCCCTGATCGACATGCTGACGTCGGTCGTGGAGGCACACGAGTCTTCCCTGGTTCATTAG
- the hemE gene encoding uroporphyrinogen decarboxylase: protein MNDRFLKACRREPVDCTPVWFMRQAGRYMIEYRRLREKYSILELCKTPELAAQVTLQPIDRFALDAAIIFADILLPLEPMGLSLEFAEGEGPIIHNPVRDRAAVERLKMLDDSDLQYVMDAISLTRKMLAGRVPLIGFAGAPFTLASYAIEGGSSRNYIHTKQMMYGEPEVWHRLMDKFARAITGYLRRQIRAGAQAVQLFDSWVGCLSAGDYAEYVMPHVQLIFDGLKHEGVPLIHFGTGTTAILKSMRQAGGDVIGIDWRIPIDEAWAMVGYDRAVQGNLDPVTLFGPMHEIERRVSDILRRAGGRPGHIFNLGHGILPNTPVEHVAATIDLVHKLSAR from the coding sequence ATGAATGATCGATTTCTCAAAGCGTGCCGGCGCGAACCGGTTGATTGTACACCGGTCTGGTTCATGCGCCAGGCGGGCCGGTATATGATTGAGTACCGCCGGTTGCGGGAAAAATATTCGATTCTTGAACTGTGCAAAACGCCTGAATTGGCCGCCCAGGTCACCCTGCAGCCGATCGATCGGTTCGCGCTCGATGCGGCCATTATTTTTGCCGACATTCTGCTCCCCCTGGAACCGATGGGGCTCTCGCTAGAGTTTGCGGAGGGAGAGGGGCCGATTATCCATAATCCCGTGCGGGATCGGGCCGCGGTGGAGCGGCTCAAGATGCTCGATGACAGCGACCTTCAGTACGTCATGGATGCGATCAGCCTGACCCGCAAGATGCTGGCCGGTCGAGTGCCGTTGATCGGTTTTGCCGGGGCCCCGTTTACGTTGGCCAGTTATGCGATCGAAGGCGGCAGTTCACGGAACTATATCCACACCAAGCAGATGATGTATGGCGAGCCGGAGGTGTGGCATCGCTTGATGGATAAGTTCGCGCGAGCGATCACCGGATATCTGCGCCGTCAGATTCGGGCCGGTGCCCAAGCCGTGCAGCTCTTCGACAGTTGGGTCGGCTGCCTGTCGGCGGGAGACTATGCCGAATATGTGATGCCACATGTGCAATTGATTTTTGACGGCCTCAAGCACGAAGGTGTGCCGCTGATTCATTTCGGGACGGGTACGACTGCCATTCTCAAATCGATGCGCCAGGCCGGTGGCGACGTCATCGGCATCGATTGGCGTATCCCGATCGACGAGGCCTGGGCCATGGTGGGGTACGATCGCGCCGTGCAGGGAAACCTCGATCCGGTCACCTTGTTTGGGCCGATGCATGAAATCGAGCGACGCGTGTCGGATATTCTTCGGCGGGCCGGCGGGCGACCCGGGCACATTTTCAATTTGGGGCATGGGATTCTTCCCAATACTCCAGTCGAGCATGTGGCTGCGACGATCGACCTGGTCCATAAATTGAGCGCCCGCTGA
- a CDS encoding acyl-CoA desaturase: protein MTILHWFDSWAGIENMKTDAAPATVDWLRAIPLITVHLICLGVFIVGWSWVAVGVCAAFYFVRMFAITGWYHRYFSHRTFKTSRACQFAFALLGSSCAQRGPLWWAGHHRHHHIYSDKPEDTHSVRQGGFLWAHIGWISSKKFFPPRLKSIGDFAKFPELRFLDRFDTLVPTICGFGMFGLGKLLETYAPGLGTNGPQMLIWGFFVSTVALLHGTCTINSLSHVYGSQRYKTGDDSKNNFILAMITLGEGWHNNHHYYAASTRQGFYWWEIDITYYMLRAMQAVGLVWDIREVPAHVREGKSKLA from the coding sequence CTGACGATCCTGCACTGGTTCGATTCTTGGGCCGGCATCGAAAACATGAAGACTGATGCGGCTCCCGCCACCGTGGACTGGCTGCGGGCCATTCCCCTCATCACGGTCCACTTGATCTGCCTCGGCGTGTTCATCGTCGGCTGGAGTTGGGTCGCGGTCGGCGTCTGCGCCGCCTTTTACTTCGTGCGCATGTTCGCCATCACCGGGTGGTATCACCGGTACTTCTCCCATCGGACATTTAAAACGTCCCGCGCCTGTCAATTTGCCTTTGCGTTGCTTGGATCGTCGTGCGCCCAGCGTGGCCCCCTCTGGTGGGCCGGCCATCATCGCCACCATCACATTTATTCGGACAAACCGGAAGATACGCACTCGGTGCGCCAGGGCGGATTCCTCTGGGCTCACATCGGCTGGATCAGCTCGAAGAAATTCTTTCCGCCGCGGTTGAAGAGCATCGGCGATTTTGCCAAGTTCCCCGAACTGCGCTTCCTGGATCGTTTCGATACCCTGGTGCCGACGATCTGTGGATTCGGCATGTTCGGACTGGGGAAATTGCTGGAAACCTATGCGCCGGGCCTCGGCACCAATGGTCCGCAAATGTTGATCTGGGGCTTCTTCGTGTCCACCGTCGCCCTGCTCCACGGCACCTGCACGATCAATTCACTCTCGCACGTGTACGGATCGCAGCGCTACAAGACGGGAGACGACAGCAAAAACAATTTCATTCTCGCCATGATCACCCTCGGTGAAGGATGGCACAACAATCACCACTACTATGCCGCTTCAACCCGTCAGGGGTTCTACTGGTGGGAGATCGACATCACCTACTACATGCTCCGTGCCATGCAGGCAGTGGGACTGGTGTGGGATATCCGCGAAGTGCCGGCGCACGTGCGAGAAGGCAAGAGCAAACTCGCCTAA